One region of Solanum pennellii chromosome 6, SPENNV200 genomic DNA includes:
- the LOC107022067 gene encoding glutaredoxin-C11-like — MDRIGELASKKAAVIFTKSSCFMCHSIKALFYDIGASPAIHELDEDPKGKEMEWALRSLGCNPCVPAVFIGGKYVGSSKDIISLQVDGSLKQMLIDAKAIWL, encoded by the coding sequence ATGGATAGAATAGGTGAGTTGGCATCAAAGAAGGCAGCAGTAATATTCACAAAGAGTTCATGTTTTATGTGTCATAGTATTAAAGCACTATTTTATGATATTGGAGCAAGTCCAGCAATTCATGAACTTGATGAAGATCCAAAAGGGAAAGAAATGGAGTGGGCATTGAGAAGTTTAGGTTGTAATCCATGTGTTCCTGCTGTTTTTATTGGTGGAAAATATGTTGGATCATCTAAGGATATTATATCCTTACAAGTTGATGGTTCACTCAAACAAATGCTCATTGATGCCAAAGCTATTTGGTTataa
- the LOC107022045 gene encoding zinc finger CCCH domain-containing protein 32-like isoform X1 produces MELYGGSHSDRQSEWVPVGPETGLEESMRRLGLWRREPYPERSGTSNCSFYMRTGSCGYGAKCRYNHPPDRSSVGAVLLESTEYPERIGEPTCQYYLRTATCKFGASCKFHHPRNLGGSLSNISLNVYGYPLHPEERECSYYLKTGQCKFGITCKFHHPDHAEVSAPATARPFYPTSPSLPAPPEEYNSTSTSSRVAGPQLLPGPYVPGTYGPVLLHPGVVTIQNWSTYSGPVSPALSPGAQPSAGMASIYGMPQLASSTAAFAAPYSPLHSAAGPSSSALRENRFPERPGQPVCQYYMKTGDCKFGSSCKFHHPADWIASKIDCTFSPLGLPLRPGVQPCSFYMQRGFCKFGGTCKFDHPMGTGRYSPSASSLPDIPNAP; encoded by the exons ATGGAGTTATACGGTGGGTCACACTCCGATCGACAGTCGGAATGGGTTCCTGTTGGACCCGAAACCGGTCTTGAAG AATCAATGAGGAGGTTGGGGTTGTGGAGGAGGGAACCATACCCGGAAAGGTCCGGGACATCGAATTGTTCTTTCTATATGCGTACAGGGTCTTGTGGATATGGTGCTAAATGCCGGTATAATCATCCTCCTGATCGTAGCTCT GTTGGTGCTGTGCTGTTGGAAAGTACTGAATATCCAGAACGAATAGGAGAGCCTACATGCCAG TACTATCTAAGAACAGCAACCTGTAAATTTGGTGCATCATGCAAGTTCCACCATCCAAGAAACTTGGGTGGATCGTTGAGCAATATATCACTAAATGTTTATGGATACCCATTACATCCG GAGGAAAGAGAATGCTCCTATTATTTGAAAACGGGGCAATGCAAATTTGGTATAACATGTAAATTCCATCATCCTGACCATGCCGAGGTATCAGCGCCAGCGACTGCACGCCCATTTTATCCAACATCGCCTTCTCTTCCTGCTCCTCCTGAAGAATATAACAGTACATCAACTAGCTCTAGAGTAGCAGGACCTCAACTCTTACCTGGTCCTTATGTACCTGGTACTTATGGTCCAGTTTTGCTTCACCCAGGAGTGGTGACCATTCAGAACTGGAGCACTTACTCG GGACCAGTGAGTCCTGCACTTTCTCCTGGTGCTCAACCCTCTGCTGGGATGGCATCAATTTATGGGATGCCACAACTAGCATCTTCTACGGCTGCCTTTGCAGCACCTTACTCTCCATTACACTCTGCTGCTGGCCCTTCAAGCAGTGCACTGAGAGAAAATCGTTTTCCAGAAAGACCAGGCCAACCAGTATGTCAATATTACATGAAAACTGGGGACTGTAAATTTGGATCGTCCTGTAAATTTCATCATCCTGCTGACTGGATTGCATCAAAGATAGATTGTACTTTCAGTCCCTTAGGCCTTCCTTTGCGTCCG GGGGTGCAGCCTTGTTCCTTTTACATGCAAAGAGGATTCTGCAAATTTGGTGGCACATGTAAATTCGATCATCCTATGGGAACAGGACGATATAGTCCATCAGCTTCTTCTCTTCCTGATATACCGAATGCCCCTTAG
- the LOC107022045 gene encoding zinc finger CCCH domain-containing protein 32-like isoform X2, with the protein MPVGAVLLESTEYPERIGEPTCQYYLRTATCKFGASCKFHHPRNLGGSLSNISLNVYGYPLHPEERECSYYLKTGQCKFGITCKFHHPDHAEVSAPATARPFYPTSPSLPAPPEEYNSTSTSSRVAGPQLLPGPYVPGTYGPVLLHPGVVTIQNWSTYSGPVSPALSPGAQPSAGMASIYGMPQLASSTAAFAAPYSPLHSAAGPSSSALRENRFPERPGQPVCQYYMKTGDCKFGSSCKFHHPADWIASKIDCTFSPLGLPLRPGVQPCSFYMQRGFCKFGGTCKFDHPMGTGRYSPSASSLPDIPNAP; encoded by the exons ATGCCG GTTGGTGCTGTGCTGTTGGAAAGTACTGAATATCCAGAACGAATAGGAGAGCCTACATGCCAG TACTATCTAAGAACAGCAACCTGTAAATTTGGTGCATCATGCAAGTTCCACCATCCAAGAAACTTGGGTGGATCGTTGAGCAATATATCACTAAATGTTTATGGATACCCATTACATCCG GAGGAAAGAGAATGCTCCTATTATTTGAAAACGGGGCAATGCAAATTTGGTATAACATGTAAATTCCATCATCCTGACCATGCCGAGGTATCAGCGCCAGCGACTGCACGCCCATTTTATCCAACATCGCCTTCTCTTCCTGCTCCTCCTGAAGAATATAACAGTACATCAACTAGCTCTAGAGTAGCAGGACCTCAACTCTTACCTGGTCCTTATGTACCTGGTACTTATGGTCCAGTTTTGCTTCACCCAGGAGTGGTGACCATTCAGAACTGGAGCACTTACTCG GGACCAGTGAGTCCTGCACTTTCTCCTGGTGCTCAACCCTCTGCTGGGATGGCATCAATTTATGGGATGCCACAACTAGCATCTTCTACGGCTGCCTTTGCAGCACCTTACTCTCCATTACACTCTGCTGCTGGCCCTTCAAGCAGTGCACTGAGAGAAAATCGTTTTCCAGAAAGACCAGGCCAACCAGTATGTCAATATTACATGAAAACTGGGGACTGTAAATTTGGATCGTCCTGTAAATTTCATCATCCTGCTGACTGGATTGCATCAAAGATAGATTGTACTTTCAGTCCCTTAGGCCTTCCTTTGCGTCCG GGGGTGCAGCCTTGTTCCTTTTACATGCAAAGAGGATTCTGCAAATTTGGTGGCACATGTAAATTCGATCATCCTATGGGAACAGGACGATATAGTCCATCAGCTTCTTCTCTTCCTGATATACCGAATGCCCCTTAG
- the LOC107022068 gene encoding glutaredoxin-C13-like gives MADKVQRMSSEHGVMIFSKSTCCLCYAVTILFRDLGVDPYVHELDHDSEGKDMEKALVRMGCNVSVPAVFIGGKLVGSTNEVMSLHLKGSLIQLLKPYLPD, from the coding sequence ATGGCTGATAAGGTACAACGAATGTCATCAGAGCACGGGGTGATGATTTTCAGCAAGAGTACGTGTTGTTTATGCTACGCGGTCACTATACTATTTCGAGATCTTGGTGTTGATCCATATGTGCATGAACTTGATCATGATTCTGAGGGAAAAGATATGGAAAAAGCTCTTGTGAGGATGGGTTGTAATGTCTCAGTTCCAGCAGTTTTTATAGGGGGAAAATTAGTTGGATCAACAAATGAAGTTATGTCACTTCATCTCAAAGGATCCCTAATTCAACTCCTCAAGCCATATCTACctgattaa